A stretch of the bacterium SCSIO 12827 genome encodes the following:
- a CDS encoding aldo/keto reductase: MEYRTLGRTGVRVSQLCFGTMSFGAEADKAASKAMYKKVRDIGVNFFDCADAYTKGKAETILGELMKGERDNLVITSKCFNNIRGDINSGGGNRRHVALAVEDSLKRLKTDRLDVLFMHRFEKLAPLEEVLRGLEDLVRAGKVLYIGASNYAAWQVAKALGISEKNGWTKFDVIQPMYNLVKRAVEAEIFPQAQAEGMGVITYSPVGGGMLSGKYRPGVQPKVGRVKDKQEYAVRYSDDWMLETAGRFTEFAEKQGIHPVTLAVAWVAANPAVTAPIVGARNVKQLEPSLKSVDVKMTQDLWDAVAALSRTPAPATDRLEEYEPVKVRG, translated from the coding sequence ATGGAATACAGAACTTTGGGTCGCACGGGTGTGCGCGTGTCGCAGCTATGCTTCGGTACCATGTCCTTCGGGGCGGAAGCCGACAAGGCCGCGTCCAAGGCCATGTACAAGAAGGTACGCGACATCGGCGTCAACTTCTTCGATTGCGCAGACGCCTATACCAAGGGCAAGGCGGAAACCATCCTGGGCGAGCTGATGAAGGGCGAGCGGGACAACCTGGTCATCACGTCCAAATGCTTCAATAACATTCGGGGCGACATCAATTCGGGCGGGGGCAACCGCCGCCACGTCGCCCTGGCGGTCGAGGACTCGTTGAAACGGCTCAAGACCGACCGTCTGGACGTTTTGTTCATGCACCGCTTCGAGAAACTGGCGCCGCTGGAAGAAGTCCTGCGCGGGTTGGAGGACTTGGTCCGTGCTGGCAAGGTGCTCTACATCGGGGCGTCGAACTATGCCGCTTGGCAGGTCGCCAAAGCCCTGGGCATTTCGGAAAAGAACGGCTGGACCAAGTTCGACGTGATCCAGCCCATGTACAATCTGGTCAAGCGCGCGGTCGAGGCGGAAATTTTCCCCCAGGCCCAGGCGGAAGGCATGGGCGTCATCACCTACAGCCCCGTCGGCGGCGGCATGCTGTCGGGCAAATACCGCCCCGGCGTGCAGCCCAAGGTCGGCCGGGTCAAGGACAAGCAGGAATACGCCGTGCGCTATTCCGACGACTGGATGCTGGAAACCGCCGGCCGGTTCACGGAGTTCGCGGAAAAGCAGGGCATCCATCCGGTGACCCTGGCCGTTGCCTGGGTCGCGGCCAATCCGGCGGTCACGGCCCCCATCGTCGGTGCGCGCAACGTCAAGCAGTTGGAACCTTCGCTCAAGTCCGTGGACGTCAAGATGACCCAGGACCTGTGGGATGCCGTCGCCGCCCTGTCGCGCACCCCGGCCCCGGCCACGGACCGGCTGGAGGAGTACGAACCCGTCAAGGTGCGGGGATGA
- a CDS encoding acyl-CoA thioesterase, whose translation MTTQNSADSAASHDDQPRGELAIRTLAMPADTNPSGDIFGGWVMAQMDVAGGIVAAQHAGGRVATVAVDGFIFHKPVNVGDVLCCYAEVVRVGNTSIALRIEAWALRQRARDRRVRVTEGIFTFVALDENGKKRPVLKP comes from the coding sequence ATGACGACCCAGAATTCCGCCGATTCGGCCGCTTCCCACGACGATCAGCCGCGGGGCGAATTGGCCATTCGGACCCTGGCCATGCCCGCCGACACCAATCCGTCCGGCGACATCTTCGGCGGCTGGGTGATGGCGCAAATGGACGTCGCCGGAGGCATTGTCGCCGCCCAACACGCCGGCGGCCGGGTCGCCACCGTGGCGGTTGACGGATTCATTTTCCACAAACCGGTCAACGTCGGAGATGTGCTGTGCTGTTACGCCGAAGTCGTGCGCGTCGGTAATACCTCAATCGCCCTGCGGATCGAAGCCTGGGCCCTGCGTCAGCGGGCGCGTGACCGGCGGGTCAGGGTGACGGAAGGAATCTTCACCTTCGTCGCCTTGGACGAGAACGGGAAGAAGCGTCCGGTTCTCAAGCCCTGA
- the parE gene encoding DNA topoisomerase IV subunit B yields the protein MAKPAKAAQPSGDGEYTAKDIEVLEGLEPVRRRPGMYIGGTDERALHHLAAEIIDNSMDEAVAGHAGRIEVALGEDGALTVRDNGRGIPIDPHPKFKDKSALEVIMTTLHSGGKFSGKNYETSGGLHGVGLSVVNALSSELVVEVARDKKLWRQTYSQGNPTSKLEDAGTVNNRRGTTVTFSPDPEIFGARCAFKPQALYRMARSKAYLFKGVEIRWSCDPKLLKADDPTPAEATFHFPGGLGDYLQASLEARKCLTDQPFVGEGKLVGGTGRAEWAIAWPLDEEGFCSSYCNTIPTAQGGTHETGLKSALSRGLRAYGELVKNKEAAKVQADDITGGAAIMLSVFIGDPQFQGQTKDKLATAEAHRLVETAVRDHFDHWLSGHPAQANALLEHAIERAEMRLKRRAAKETKRQSATRRVRLPGKLSDCTRNTSQGTEIFLVEGDSAGGSAKQARLRETQAVLPLRGKILNVASATADKMRANQELSDLMEALGCGTGDQFMEDDLRYEKVIIMTDADVDGAHIASLLMTFFFQEMPKLVESGHLYLALPPLYRLSQGGKSAYARDDAHKDELMETVFKGRGKVDVSRFKGLGEMPPSQLKETTMDPTKRILLRVTLPTGDGPEIKTEAKKTAKLVESLMGRKPELRFAYIQEHAKFVQDIDI from the coding sequence ATGGCAAAACCCGCCAAGGCTGCCCAGCCCTCGGGCGACGGCGAGTATACCGCCAAGGACATCGAGGTTCTGGAAGGCCTGGAGCCCGTCCGACGCCGCCCCGGCATGTACATCGGCGGCACGGATGAACGCGCCCTGCACCACTTGGCCGCGGAAATCATCGACAACTCCATGGACGAGGCCGTGGCCGGCCATGCGGGCCGCATCGAAGTCGCCCTGGGCGAGGACGGCGCGCTGACTGTGCGCGACAACGGACGCGGTATTCCCATCGACCCGCACCCCAAGTTCAAGGACAAATCGGCGCTTGAGGTCATCATGACCACGCTGCATTCCGGCGGCAAATTCTCGGGCAAGAACTACGAAACCTCGGGCGGCCTGCACGGTGTCGGGCTTTCCGTGGTCAACGCCCTGTCGTCGGAACTGGTCGTCGAGGTCGCCCGCGACAAGAAATTGTGGCGCCAGACCTATTCGCAGGGCAATCCGACCTCGAAGCTGGAGGACGCGGGTACGGTCAACAACCGGCGCGGCACCACGGTGACGTTCTCCCCCGATCCTGAGATCTTCGGCGCGCGCTGCGCCTTCAAGCCGCAGGCGCTGTACCGCATGGCGCGGTCCAAGGCCTATCTGTTCAAGGGCGTCGAAATCCGCTGGTCCTGTGATCCCAAGCTGTTGAAGGCCGACGATCCGACCCCGGCGGAAGCCACCTTCCACTTCCCGGGCGGGCTCGGCGACTACCTGCAGGCGTCCCTGGAGGCCCGCAAATGCCTGACCGATCAGCCCTTCGTCGGCGAGGGTAAGCTGGTCGGCGGCACCGGCCGCGCCGAATGGGCCATCGCCTGGCCGCTGGATGAGGAAGGATTCTGTTCGTCCTACTGCAACACCATTCCGACGGCCCAGGGCGGCACCCATGAAACGGGCCTGAAATCGGCCCTGTCGCGGGGGCTGCGCGCCTATGGCGAGTTGGTCAAGAACAAGGAAGCCGCCAAGGTCCAGGCCGACGATATCACCGGCGGGGCCGCGATCATGCTGTCCGTGTTCATCGGCGATCCGCAGTTCCAGGGACAGACCAAGGACAAGCTGGCGACGGCCGAGGCCCACCGCCTGGTCGAAACCGCGGTGCGCGACCATTTCGACCACTGGCTGTCCGGTCATCCGGCCCAGGCCAACGCCCTTCTGGAGCATGCCATCGAGCGCGCGGAAATGCGCCTCAAGCGCCGCGCCGCCAAGGAGACCAAACGTCAGTCGGCGACCCGCCGCGTGCGCTTGCCGGGCAAACTGTCCGACTGCACGCGCAATACGTCCCAAGGTACGGAAATCTTCCTGGTCGAGGGCGACAGCGCCGGCGGCTCCGCCAAGCAGGCGCGCCTGCGCGAGACCCAGGCCGTGCTGCCCCTGCGCGGCAAGATCCTCAACGTCGCCAGCGCCACCGCCGACAAGATGCGCGCCAATCAGGAACTGTCCGACCTGATGGAAGCCTTGGGCTGCGGCACCGGCGATCAATTCATGGAAGACGACCTGCGCTACGAGAAAGTCATCATCATGACCGACGCCGACGTCGACGGCGCCCATATCGCGTCGCTGCTCATGACCTTCTTCTTCCAGGAAATGCCCAAGCTGGTGGAATCCGGCCACCTCTATCTCGCCCTGCCGCCGCTCTACCGGCTCAGCCAAGGCGGCAAGTCGGCCTATGCCCGCGACGACGCGCATAAGGACGAATTGATGGAGACCGTGTTCAAGGGCCGCGGCAAGGTCGACGTCAGCCGCTTCAAGGGCCTGGGCGAAATGCCGCCGTCCCAGTTGAAGGAAACCACCATGGACCCGACCAAGCGCATTCTGCTGCGCGTGACCCTGCCCACGGGCGACGGGCCCGAGATCAAGACCGAAGCCAAAAAGACGGCGAAACTGGTGGAAAGCCTGATGGGACGGAAACCGGAACTGCGCTTCGCCTATATCCAGGAACACGCCAAGTTCGTGCAGGACATCGACATCTAG
- a CDS encoding potassium/proton antiporter yields the protein MELSNHLILIGSALILVSIIAGTLSSRFGAPLLLVFLVLGMLAGEDGPGGLKFNDYDTTYLVGSIALAMILFDGGLRTRWKDFRSVSAPAAVLATAGVLITAAITGVAARFLLGVDWLEGLLIGSIVASTDAAAVFLLLSARAMRLRDRLSSILEAEAGLNDPMAVLLTITCVGLITSTDPSLTLDTATIVAGQFSLQIVGGLLAGLFGGYALLTALNGLSIASGLYPVLAASGALLLFAGAQEIGASGFLAVYIAGLVVGNRRHKATLLINRFHDGLAWLCQIIMFLILGLLITPSSLIPVILPAVAIAAALMFIARPVAVGLSLAAFRYPPREIAFVSWVGLRGAVPIFLGTIPVIAGVDNAETYFGVVYVVVMASLIVQGWSVNAVGRRLGVLLAPRPAQPPRVEIDLPSDLGKDMTAYTVQARSMALRRDLSRLPLPENIDVVSIIRDGILRTPADLERLAPGDDVILLAPPDQTAALDRLFGARQPGQNDPDAVGEFSFDAQAPLGAIADAYDFWIPKNRRETPVGDFLRRNLLRMPIAGRRLHLVSVELIVRRAENGRIITVGIELDPVAGRWRRLFDLTKVWLESRLGRR from the coding sequence ATGGAACTCTCGAACCATCTCATCCTGATCGGATCTGCCCTGATCTTGGTCAGCATCATCGCCGGCACCTTGTCGTCGCGGTTCGGGGCTCCCTTGCTGTTGGTGTTCCTGGTGCTCGGCATGCTGGCCGGCGAAGATGGTCCAGGCGGGCTCAAATTCAACGACTACGACACCACCTATCTGGTCGGCAGCATCGCGCTCGCCATGATCCTGTTCGACGGTGGTCTGCGCACCCGGTGGAAGGATTTTCGCAGTGTCAGCGCGCCGGCCGCGGTACTGGCGACTGCCGGGGTGCTGATCACCGCCGCCATCACAGGCGTCGCGGCGCGGTTCCTTCTTGGCGTCGATTGGCTGGAAGGCCTGCTGATCGGATCGATCGTCGCCTCGACGGATGCGGCAGCGGTGTTTCTACTGCTGTCGGCGCGGGCCATGCGCCTGCGCGACCGGCTCAGCTCGATCCTTGAGGCCGAGGCCGGGCTCAACGACCCCATGGCCGTGCTGCTGACGATTACCTGCGTCGGTTTGATCACATCGACGGACCCATCCTTGACCCTTGATACGGCGACCATCGTCGCCGGGCAGTTTTCCCTGCAGATTGTCGGCGGGCTGCTGGCCGGGCTGTTCGGGGGGTATGCCCTGCTGACGGCACTCAACGGCCTGAGCATCGCATCCGGCCTTTATCCGGTGCTGGCCGCATCGGGGGCTTTGCTGCTGTTCGCCGGTGCCCAGGAAATCGGCGCCAGCGGGTTCCTCGCCGTCTACATCGCGGGCCTTGTCGTCGGCAACCGGCGGCACAAGGCGACTCTGCTGATCAACCGCTTCCACGACGGCCTGGCTTGGCTGTGCCAGATCATCATGTTCCTGATCCTGGGCCTGCTGATCACGCCCAGTTCCCTTATCCCGGTCATCCTGCCCGCCGTCGCCATCGCCGCCGCCCTGATGTTCATCGCCCGGCCCGTCGCCGTGGGGTTGTCCCTGGCGGCGTTCCGTTATCCGCCCCGTGAAATCGCCTTCGTGTCCTGGGTCGGGCTGCGCGGCGCCGTGCCCATCTTCCTCGGCACCATTCCCGTAATCGCCGGTGTCGACAACGCGGAAACCTATTTCGGGGTCGTCTATGTCGTCGTCATGGCCTCGCTGATCGTGCAGGGGTGGAGTGTCAACGCCGTCGGTCGGCGCCTGGGCGTGCTGCTCGCTCCCCGCCCGGCACAGCCGCCCCGGGTCGAAATCGACCTTCCCTCGGATCTCGGCAAGGACATGACCGCCTATACCGTCCAGGCGCGCAGCATGGCGCTGCGGCGTGATCTGTCCCGCCTGCCGTTGCCGGAAAACATCGACGTCGTCTCCATCATCCGTGACGGCATCCTCCGGACCCCTGCCGATCTCGAACGCCTGGCCCCGGGGGATGATGTGATCCTGCTTGCGCCACCGGATCAGACGGCGGCGCTCGACCGCTTGTTCGGCGCGCGGCAGCCCGGTCAGAACGACCCCGACGCGGTCGGCGAGTTCTCGTTCGATGCCCAAGCCCCCCTCGGGGCGATCGCCGACGCCTACGACTTCTGGATCCCCAAAAACCGACGCGAGACACCGGTCGGCGATTTCCTGCGCCGCAACCTTTTGCGCATGCCCATCGCCGGGCGTCGCCTGCACTTGGTTTCGGTCGAACTGATCGTCCGGCGCGCGGAGAACGGCCGGATCATCACCGTCGGCATTGAACTGGACCCGGTAGCGGGCCGCTGGCGGCGCCTGTTCGATCTCACGAAGGTCTGGCTGGAAAGCCGCCTCGGCCGGCGCTGA
- a CDS encoding ATP-binding cassette domain-containing protein: MNGAPAEIRIDGLCKAFGAHRVLTGIDLSIERGEIVAIVGGSGSGKTVLLNHILGRLDPDQGRVFVADHDMDGAPLIDLTALDTMETDRLHTHWGVVFQRNALFSGTVLDNIGLWLSEVRGLEEPEIIAVAQKVLVAVDLPDTDDFMATDVNELSGGMAKRLAVARALAMDPEVLFYDEPTTGLDPTTASTMHDLIARTHVAPTRSGKHRTTLIVTHDKDLLRRLQPRTVMLHEGVVFFDGPFADFEGSASPIIRPYFDLMPVLHGRALDPRDLPPPGHEA, encoded by the coding sequence ATGAACGGCGCGCCGGCGGAAATCAGGATTGACGGCCTGTGCAAGGCCTTCGGCGCGCATCGGGTGCTTACCGGCATCGACCTGTCGATCGAACGGGGGGAAATCGTCGCCATCGTCGGCGGCTCGGGCAGCGGCAAGACGGTTCTGCTCAACCACATCTTGGGCCGCCTCGACCCCGATCAAGGGCGCGTGTTCGTCGCCGACCACGACATGGACGGCGCCCCCTTGATCGACCTGACGGCGCTGGATACGATGGAGACCGACCGCCTGCATACCCATTGGGGTGTGGTATTCCAGAGGAACGCCCTGTTTTCCGGCACGGTGCTGGACAATATCGGCCTGTGGCTGTCGGAAGTGCGGGGCCTCGAAGAGCCCGAGATCATCGCCGTCGCGCAAAAGGTCCTAGTGGCGGTCGATCTTCCCGACACCGACGATTTCATGGCGACGGACGTGAACGAGCTGTCCGGCGGCATGGCCAAGCGCCTGGCCGTGGCACGCGCCCTTGCCATGGACCCGGAGGTTCTGTTCTACGACGAGCCGACCACGGGCCTGGACCCGACCACGGCGTCGACCATGCACGACCTGATCGCGCGCACGCATGTGGCGCCGACCCGGTCGGGCAAGCATCGGACGACCCTGATCGTCACCCATGACAAGGATTTGCTGCGCCGGCTACAGCCGCGCACGGTCATGCTGCACGAGGGCGTGGTGTTCTTTGACGGGCCGTTCGCGGATTTCGAAGGATCGGCGTCACCCATCATCCGGCCCTATTTCGACCTGATGCCGGTGCTGC
- a CDS encoding monovalent cation:proton antiporter-2 (CPA2) family protein: protein MGSHATLPYLRETIIFLIAAGVMVPLFHRFRVSPVLGYLVVGGVIGPFGLGLLADDFPILSEVVISDIAGVQALAELGIVFLLFTIGLELSLERLWAMRRLVFGLGSLQVLVTSTIIGLIAFEFGNSVRASIVLGACLALSSTAIVMQLLLEGRRIGTPLGRSSFAILLMQDLAVVPILFVVGVLGTKVDSGFGWDLALALGKAGLTIVLIYMGGRLILRPALRLVAQTRSPEMFMAAVLLTVIGIAAITGYAGLSMALGAFLAGLLLAETEYSHEIEVDLEPFKGLMLGLFFMSVGMGIDWRVIGDEPMWIPLSVLGLFLVKSVITAGLCLAFGLPRHTSLEAGLLLGQGGEFAFIVVGLAMSLSLLPADVGQFMLIVAGLTMLVTPLVAKAAEMLAGRMEREETTRAHQGNLAAIGDMEGHVILAGFGRFGRTLANTLQAESIAYIALDTDPGHVARARAENLPVFYGDASRLDLLNRAHIERCAAVVVTMDNPAAAERIVGEIRSTWPLVAVYARARDKAHAVRMMNAGATQAVPESIEGSLQLAGRVLSGLGATEEVVRRRLEHQRSIEEL from the coding sequence ATGGGATCGCACGCGACCCTGCCCTATCTGCGGGAAACGATCATCTTCCTGATCGCTGCCGGCGTTATGGTTCCCCTGTTCCACCGCTTCCGCGTCAGCCCGGTCCTCGGCTATCTGGTCGTCGGCGGGGTCATCGGCCCTTTCGGCCTGGGCCTGCTGGCTGATGATTTTCCGATCCTGTCCGAGGTCGTGATCTCGGACATCGCGGGCGTTCAGGCGCTTGCTGAACTGGGCATCGTGTTTCTTCTGTTCACCATCGGCCTCGAACTGTCGCTCGAACGGCTATGGGCCATGCGCCGGCTGGTGTTCGGCCTGGGCAGCCTGCAGGTCCTGGTGACCAGCACGATCATCGGCCTGATCGCCTTCGAATTCGGCAACTCGGTACGGGCGTCGATCGTGCTCGGCGCCTGCCTTGCCCTGTCGTCGACGGCGATCGTCATGCAGCTTTTGTTGGAGGGCCGCCGGATCGGCACGCCCCTGGGCCGGTCCAGCTTCGCGATCCTTCTGATGCAGGATCTGGCCGTGGTGCCCATCCTGTTCGTGGTCGGCGTGCTCGGCACCAAGGTCGACAGCGGGTTCGGGTGGGATCTCGCCCTGGCGCTGGGCAAGGCGGGGTTGACCATCGTGCTGATCTATATGGGCGGGCGGCTGATCCTGCGCCCGGCCCTGCGTCTGGTCGCGCAGACCCGCAGCCCGGAAATGTTCATGGCGGCGGTCCTGCTTACCGTCATCGGCATCGCCGCAATCACCGGCTATGCCGGCCTGTCCATGGCGCTCGGCGCCTTCCTGGCGGGCCTGTTACTGGCAGAAACGGAATACAGCCACGAAATCGAGGTCGATCTCGAACCCTTCAAGGGCTTGATGCTGGGCCTGTTCTTCATGTCCGTCGGCATGGGCATCGACTGGCGGGTGATCGGCGACGAGCCGATGTGGATTCCCTTGTCCGTCCTCGGCCTGTTTCTTGTGAAGTCGGTCATCACGGCAGGCCTCTGTCTTGCCTTCGGCCTGCCCCGTCATACCTCGCTCGAAGCCGGCCTGCTGTTAGGCCAGGGCGGTGAATTCGCCTTCATCGTCGTCGGCTTGGCCATGAGCCTGTCCCTGCTGCCGGCGGATGTCGGACAGTTCATGCTGATCGTCGCCGGCCTGACCATGCTGGTCACGCCGCTGGTCGCCAAAGCCGCGGAGATGCTTGCCGGCCGTATGGAGCGTGAAGAAACAACCCGCGCCCACCAAGGCAACCTGGCAGCCATCGGGGATATGGAGGGCCATGTCATTTTGGCCGGGTTCGGGCGGTTCGGGCGCACCCTGGCCAATACCCTACAGGCGGAATCCATCGCTTACATCGCGCTCGACACGGACCCCGGGCATGTCGCCCGCGCACGGGCCGAAAACCTGCCTGTATTCTATGGCGACGCCTCGCGCCTTGATCTGCTGAATCGCGCCCATATCGAACGCTGCGCCGCCGTCGTCGTTACCATGGACAACCCCGCGGCAGCGGAACGGATCGTCGGTGAAATCCGCAGCACTTGGCCACTGGTCGCCGTCTATGCGCGGGCACGTGACAAGGCGCATGCGGTCCGCATGATGAATGCCGGCGCAACCCAGGCCGTGCCGGAATCGATTGAGGGCAGCCTGCAACTGGCCGGGCGCGTGCTGTCTGGCCTGGGGGCGACGGAAGAGGTCGTGCGCCGCCGGTTGGAACACCAGCGTTCGATCGAGGAACTGTAA
- a CDS encoding GAF domain-containing protein: MIARLIAFPQKTVDSDTGRANRLSEILSLLNRVAAIADDARKDEKTAFEEVFEQVCSFTGWPIGHLYVRDPGDHLRYVSRDVWRLEPDMDTAAIAEFMTLSKNTVFTRGTGLVGIIAETGEARAVEDVTVLPQFLRAEAAQRNEVRGFFGFPVMLDGACVAVAEFYGRQTGLLDDTSLEIMTYVSSQLARVFERQAFEKRRTALMDQFETSVQSAVGRLGAASGELTGSAGELGQRCGATADACAKVGAGIADISAAAGSLKSAMAALDDAERNTESKTSAVIGTVNQLAGELRDAVTQLERSNQAAQDIGEITRNVSEIAGQVRMLGLNATIEAARAGEMGKGFAIVASEIKNLAQQSEAASGCIAEQISGLQDTVRASAVNMASVAGKMEDLVQTVHGMAQVLSGQKQATSTIGRHVADSQETVAGITADVALMDEAMAVLSELSRGLGRLAADLEGTAHDVSHSGEAFMTAMRG; this comes from the coding sequence ATGATCGCCAGATTGATCGCCTTTCCGCAGAAAACCGTGGACAGCGACACCGGACGTGCCAACCGGCTTTCGGAAATTCTAAGCCTCTTGAATCGGGTCGCCGCCATCGCCGACGATGCCCGCAAGGACGAGAAAACCGCTTTCGAAGAGGTCTTCGAGCAAGTTTGTTCCTTCACCGGCTGGCCCATCGGCCATCTTTACGTGCGCGATCCGGGCGATCACCTGCGCTACGTGTCACGTGACGTGTGGCGGCTGGAGCCGGACATGGACACCGCCGCCATCGCCGAATTCATGACCCTGAGCAAGAACACGGTGTTCACCCGAGGCACCGGCCTGGTCGGCATCATCGCCGAAACCGGCGAAGCCCGTGCGGTGGAGGATGTGACCGTCCTGCCCCAGTTCCTGCGCGCAGAGGCGGCACAGCGCAACGAAGTGCGCGGGTTCTTCGGCTTTCCCGTGATGCTGGACGGCGCCTGCGTGGCCGTGGCCGAGTTCTACGGCCGCCAGACGGGCCTGCTCGACGACACATCGCTTGAAATCATGACCTATGTATCGTCGCAACTGGCTCGCGTGTTCGAGCGTCAGGCCTTCGAAAAACGCAGGACGGCCCTGATGGACCAGTTTGAAACCAGCGTGCAGAGCGCCGTGGGGCGGCTTGGTGCCGCCTCGGGTGAATTGACGGGTTCGGCCGGCGAACTGGGGCAACGCTGCGGGGCGACCGCCGACGCCTGCGCCAAGGTCGGAGCCGGGATCGCCGACATTTCTGCCGCCGCCGGATCCTTGAAATCCGCCATGGCCGCCCTCGACGACGCCGAACGCAACACGGAAAGCAAGACCTCGGCCGTAATCGGCACGGTCAACCAGTTGGCCGGTGAACTGCGCGATGCCGTGACTCAACTTGAGAGATCCAACCAGGCCGCCCAGGACATCGGCGAGATCACCAGAAACGTCAGCGAAATCGCGGGACAAGTCCGCATGCTGGGCCTCAACGCCACCATCGAGGCGGCACGCGCCGGCGAGATGGGCAAGGGATTCGCCATCGTCGCCAGCGAGATCAAGAACCTGGCGCAGCAGTCCGAAGCCGCCTCCGGATGCATCGCCGAGCAGATCTCCGGCTTGCAGGACACCGTACGCGCCAGCGCCGTCAACATGGCGAGCGTGGCCGGCAAGATGGAGGATCTGGTGCAGACTGTCCATGGCATGGCCCAGGTCCTGAGCGGCCAGAAGCAGGCTACGAGCACCATCGGCCGCCATGTCGCCGACTCTCAGGAGACAGTTGCGGGCATCACCGCAGACGTGGCGCTGATGGACGAGGCCATGGCGGTGTTATCGGAACTGTCCCGGGGACTCGGTCGCTTGGCGGCGGACCTGGAAGGCACCGCCCATGACGTATCCCACTCGGGCGAAGCCTTCATGACCGCTATGCGGGGCTGA
- a CDS encoding DUF1134 domain-containing protein: protein MRLIPTLFACVLAATVTVAAPAHADDTYSQDEIMAKAKGFFGATTKGLAEAIQKVFAEQGQPNAVILGEEASGAIGVGLRYGEGMLERKAGGGRQVYWQGPSIGFDFGGNASKVFTLIYNLDDTEALFQRYPGVDGSFYVVAGVGINYQQSGKVILAPIRTGVGLRAGASIGYLHYSKEHSWIPF from the coding sequence ATGCGTCTGATACCCACGCTGTTCGCTTGCGTTCTTGCCGCCACCGTTACGGTCGCCGCACCCGCCCATGCCGACGATACCTACAGCCAGGACGAAATCATGGCCAAGGCCAAGGGCTTCTTCGGGGCCACCACCAAAGGCTTGGCCGAGGCCATTCAGAAGGTCTTTGCCGAACAGGGACAGCCCAACGCGGTGATCCTGGGCGAAGAAGCGTCCGGCGCCATCGGCGTCGGTCTGCGCTATGGCGAAGGCATGTTGGAACGCAAGGCCGGCGGAGGCCGCCAAGTCTACTGGCAGGGGCCGTCCATTGGTTTCGATTTCGGCGGTAATGCGTCCAAGGTGTTCACGTTGATCTATAACCTAGATGACACGGAGGCCCTGTTTCAACGCTATCCGGGTGTTGACGGCAGCTTTTATGTGGTCGCCGGTGTCGGCATCAACTACCAGCAGTCGGGCAAGGTGATCCTGGCGCCGATCCGCACGGGCGTCGGCCTGCGCGCCGGGGCCAGCATCGGCTACCTGCATTATTCCAAGGAACACTCCTGGATTCCGTTCTAA